One part of the Streptomyces ferrugineus genome encodes these proteins:
- a CDS encoding ABC transporter permease, producing the protein MNPAVLRTEIRLLGREPGALFWMLLFPNLLLVILGSIPAFRDAEAGLGGLRTIDVYVPVAVLLGLIVGGLQAMPQTLTGYRERGILRRMSTTPVRPSTLLSAQMLVYGGAALLSALLALAVGRIGFDVRLPGQPFGYALALVLAVLVALALGAVVSALSPTTKIAGAVGSVVFFPAMFCAGVWLPVQTMPDVLADIVGFTPFGAASEALNQAAVGDWPGWAHLGVMAGWAVLLSATAARWFRWE; encoded by the coding sequence ATGAACCCCGCCGTCCTGAGGACCGAGATCCGCCTCCTGGGCCGCGAACCGGGCGCCCTCTTCTGGATGCTGCTGTTCCCGAACCTGCTCCTGGTGATCCTCGGCTCCATCCCGGCCTTCCGCGACGCCGAGGCCGGCCTCGGCGGGCTGCGGACCATCGACGTCTACGTCCCCGTGGCCGTGCTGCTCGGCCTGATCGTCGGCGGGCTCCAGGCCATGCCCCAGACCCTCACCGGCTACCGGGAACGCGGCATCCTGCGCCGGATGTCCACCACCCCGGTACGGCCGTCCACCCTGCTGTCCGCGCAGATGCTGGTCTACGGCGGCGCGGCCCTGCTGTCCGCGCTGCTGGCCCTCGCGGTCGGCCGGATCGGCTTCGACGTACGGCTGCCGGGCCAGCCCTTCGGATACGCCCTCGCGCTCGTCCTGGCCGTCCTGGTCGCGCTCGCGCTCGGCGCGGTGGTCTCCGCGCTGTCGCCGACGACGAAGATCGCCGGGGCCGTCGGGTCCGTCGTGTTCTTCCCGGCGATGTTCTGCGCGGGGGTGTGGCTGCCGGTGCAGACCATGCCGGACGTGCTGGCCGACATCGTCGGCTTCACCCCGTTCGGAGCGGCCTCCGAAGCGCTGAACCAGGCGGCGGTGGGCGACTGGCCCGGCTGGGCCCACCTGGGTGTCATGGCCGGCTGGGCGGTGCTGCTGTCGGCCACGGCGGCGCGCTG
- a CDS encoding ABC transporter ATP-binding protein yields the protein MSVIEVTDLRKSYGDRTVVDGVSFAVEEGEIFGILGPNGAGKTTTVECVEGLRVPDAGRVRVTGLDPVADHARVARVLGAQLQESELQAKLTVREALELYAAFYPRPLDWRPLAERLGLTAKLTTRFAKLSGGQKQRLFIALALIGNPRAVVLDELTTGLDPRARRDTWQLIEDVRASGVTVLLVTHFMEEAQRLCDRIAVIDKGRIAALDTPAGLIRRSAGATVISFTPSAALDDSDLNALPGLASVEHKDGRVTLAGTDETVNAVITLLARSHVTAHQLRVTDATLDDAFLDLTKETSA from the coding sequence ATGTCCGTCATAGAAGTCACCGATCTGCGCAAGTCCTACGGCGACCGCACCGTCGTCGACGGCGTCTCCTTCGCCGTCGAGGAGGGCGAGATCTTCGGCATCCTCGGCCCGAACGGCGCCGGCAAGACCACCACCGTCGAGTGCGTCGAGGGACTGCGCGTCCCGGACGCGGGCCGCGTCCGGGTCACCGGCCTCGACCCCGTCGCCGACCACGCGCGCGTGGCCCGCGTCCTCGGCGCCCAGCTCCAGGAGAGCGAGCTGCAGGCCAAGCTCACCGTGCGCGAGGCGCTGGAGCTGTACGCCGCGTTCTATCCGCGCCCGCTCGACTGGCGGCCGCTCGCCGAACGCCTCGGCCTGACCGCCAAGCTGACCACCCGGTTCGCGAAGCTGTCCGGCGGCCAGAAGCAGCGCCTGTTCATCGCCCTCGCCCTCATCGGCAACCCCCGGGCCGTCGTCCTGGACGAGCTCACCACCGGCCTGGACCCGCGCGCCCGCCGCGACACCTGGCAGCTCATCGAGGACGTCCGCGCCAGCGGCGTCACCGTCCTGCTCGTCACGCACTTCATGGAGGAGGCGCAGCGGCTGTGCGACCGGATCGCCGTGATCGACAAGGGGCGGATCGCCGCCCTGGACACCCCGGCCGGACTGATCCGCCGCTCCGCCGGCGCCACCGTCATCAGCTTCACGCCGTCCGCCGCGCTCGACGACAGTGACCTGAACGCGCTGCCCGGGCTCGCCTCGGTCGAGCACAAGGACGGCCGCGTCACGCTCGCCGGCACCGACGAGACCGTCAACGCCGTCATCACCCTCCTCGCCCGCAGCCATGTCACCGCCCACCAGCTCCGCGTCACCGACGCCACCCTCGATGACGCGTTCCTCGACCTGACCAAGGAGACCTCGGCATGA